The Sphingobium sp. BYY-5 genome contains a region encoding:
- a CDS encoding GNAT family N-acetyltransferase, producing the protein MSGIIVREAVAGDIGVIHDFIVALADYERLAHAVKADRERLAHYLFGPRPMAEVLIAEHDGAAIGFALFFHNFSTFEGRPGIYLEDLFVLPQTRGLGAGKALLARLAQLAVERDCARLEWSVLDWNAPSIAFYHTLGARPMDEWTVQRVDGDALAALAAS; encoded by the coding sequence ATGAGCGGGATCATCGTTCGGGAAGCGGTAGCCGGGGATATCGGCGTCATTCATGACTTCATCGTCGCGCTGGCCGACTATGAGCGACTGGCCCATGCAGTGAAGGCGGACCGCGAAAGGCTGGCCCATTATCTGTTTGGCCCGCGCCCGATGGCGGAGGTGCTGATCGCGGAACATGACGGTGCGGCGATCGGTTTCGCGCTGTTCTTCCACAATTTCTCGACCTTCGAAGGGCGACCCGGCATCTATCTCGAAGATCTGTTCGTCCTGCCGCAGACGCGGGGACTGGGCGCGGGCAAGGCGCTGCTCGCGCGTCTCGCGCAACTGGCGGTCGAACGTGATTGCGCCCGGCTCGAATGGTCGGTGCTCGACTGGAACGCGCCTTCCATTGCCTTTTATCATACGCTTGGCGCACGGCCGATGGACGAATGGACGGTGCAGCGGGTGGATGGTGATGCCCTGGCGGCGCTGGCCGCCTCCTGA
- a CDS encoding DMT family transporter, whose amino-acid sequence MNAPARAIAIPFAICCLGVALFSVMDAAMKGLSLSVGLYNALFWRAVTGSVLGFLLMLLTRQRWPTRAVLRIHLLRGVVVAVMAALFFWALMRLPLAEAIALSFIAPLIALYLAALLLKEKVGRQAIGASLLGLVGVAVILSGRVRGDYDGNALLGALAVLASAMLFAWNLIIQRQQAQVASPIEVAFFQHLIMLGVFALGAPMLAILPPVKAVPLILLAATLAFTSLAALAWAYARTEAQRLIPVEYSAFVWAAIIGWLVFGETLTVTTVAGALLIVTGCLIAARSKRAESADYKGTHVEPGTA is encoded by the coding sequence ATGAACGCGCCTGCTCGCGCTATTGCAATTCCCTTTGCTATTTGCTGCCTGGGCGTCGCGCTGTTTTCCGTGATGGATGCGGCGATGAAGGGGCTGAGCCTTTCCGTGGGCCTTTACAACGCCTTGTTCTGGCGCGCGGTGACGGGCAGTGTGCTGGGCTTCCTATTGATGCTGCTGACCCGCCAGCGCTGGCCGACGCGGGCGGTGCTGCGCATCCATCTGCTGCGCGGGGTGGTGGTGGCGGTGATGGCGGCGCTCTTCTTCTGGGCGCTCATGCGGCTGCCGCTGGCCGAAGCCATCGCGCTGTCCTTTATCGCACCGCTCATCGCCCTCTACCTCGCCGCGCTGCTGCTCAAGGAAAAGGTCGGGCGGCAGGCGATCGGCGCGTCGCTGTTGGGACTGGTGGGCGTTGCCGTGATCCTCTCCGGACGGGTGCGCGGCGATTATGACGGGAATGCGCTGCTGGGCGCTCTGGCGGTGCTGGCGTCGGCCATGCTCTTCGCCTGGAACCTCATCATCCAGCGGCAGCAGGCGCAGGTCGCTTCCCCGATCGAGGTCGCTTTCTTCCAGCATCTCATCATGTTGGGCGTTTTCGCACTGGGCGCGCCGATGCTGGCGATCCTTCCTCCGGTCAAAGCCGTCCCGCTCATTCTGCTGGCCGCAACGCTGGCCTTCACTTCGCTCGCGGCGCTGGCCTGGGCCTATGCCCGGACAGAAGCGCAGCGGCTGATCCCGGTTGAATATAGCGCCTTCGTCTGGGCAGCGATCATCGGCTGGCTGGTGTTTGGCGAGACGTTGACAGTGACGACGGTCGCGGGCGCATTGCTGATCGTTACGGGTTGCCTTATCGCAGCGCGCTCAAAGCGGGCGGAGAGCGCCGATTATAAGGGAACCCATGTGGAACCGGGAACGGCATGA
- the ispG gene encoding flavodoxin-dependent (E)-4-hydroxy-3-methylbut-2-enyl-diphosphate synthase — MSDHNPGLRPWRDIARRQSRQIMVGNVPVGGGAPVTVQTMTNTLTHDVKATIDQIRRCEEAGVDIIRVSCPDEESTVALKQIVRAVRVPIVADIHFHYKRALEAADAGAACLRINPGNIGSEARVKEVVDAAKANGCSIRIGVNAGSLEKDLLEKYGEPCPEALVESALDHIKLLQDQDFHEYKVAVKASDVFLAVAAYMQLADAVDCPLHLGITEAGGLIGGTVKSAIGIGNLLWAGIGDTIRVSLSAEPEEEVRVGYEILKSLGIRTRGVKIISCPSCARQGFNVIRTVQALEERLQHINTPLSLSVLGCVVNGPGEARETDIGLTGGGNGKHMVYLSGVTDHTIQDADMVDHIVKLVEAKAAEIEAANLEAETTDAGKVEAAE, encoded by the coding sequence ATGTCCGATCATAATCCCGGCCTGCGCCCCTGGCGCGACATCGCGCGGCGGCAGTCGCGGCAGATCATGGTCGGCAACGTCCCCGTCGGTGGCGGCGCCCCGGTCACGGTCCAGACCATGACCAACACGCTGACCCATGACGTCAAGGCGACGATCGACCAGATCCGCCGCTGCGAGGAGGCGGGTGTCGACATCATCCGCGTCTCCTGCCCCGATGAAGAATCGACCGTTGCGCTGAAGCAGATCGTCCGCGCCGTGCGCGTGCCGATCGTCGCGGACATCCATTTCCACTATAAGCGCGCGCTGGAAGCCGCCGATGCGGGCGCCGCCTGTCTGCGGATCAATCCGGGCAATATCGGCAGCGAAGCGCGGGTGAAGGAAGTGGTCGACGCGGCCAAGGCCAATGGCTGTTCGATCCGCATCGGCGTCAACGCCGGGAGCCTGGAAAAGGACCTGCTGGAAAAATATGGCGAGCCTTGCCCGGAGGCGCTGGTCGAAAGCGCGCTCGACCATATCAAGCTGCTGCAGGACCAGGATTTCCACGAATATAAGGTCGCGGTGAAGGCCAGCGACGTCTTCCTTGCAGTCGCTGCCTATATGCAGCTTGCCGACGCGGTGGACTGCCCGCTGCACTTGGGCATCACCGAGGCGGGCGGGCTGATCGGCGGCACGGTGAAGAGCGCGATCGGCATCGGCAACCTGCTCTGGGCCGGTATCGGCGACACCATCCGCGTCTCCCTTTCGGCCGAACCCGAAGAGGAAGTGCGGGTCGGTTACGAGATATTGAAGTCGCTCGGCATCCGTACGCGCGGGGTCAAGATCATTTCCTGCCCGTCCTGCGCGCGCCAGGGATTCAATGTGATCCGTACCGTCCAGGCGCTGGAGGAACGGCTCCAGCACATCAACACGCCCTTGTCACTTTCGGTGCTGGGCTGCGTCGTCAATGGTCCGGGTGAGGCGCGCGAAACCGACATCGGCCTGACCGGCGGTGGCAATGGCAAGCATATGGTCTATCTGTCGGGTGTCACCGACCACACGATCCAGGACGCCGATATGGTCGACCATATCGTGAAGCTGGTCGAGGCGAAGGCCGCAGAGATCGAGGCCGCCAATCTTGAGGCCGAAACGACGGACGCGGGCAAGGTCGAGGCGGCGGAATAG
- a CDS encoding outer membrane protein transport protein, with the protein MFLSRRLSRFFLVTGALAAPIPAFAGGFYLQEQSPIETGRALSGGAAAGDDPSTIYFNPAAMTQLSGIQTSIGASALMPFAHQTNRGSSRTIPGSPVRAPVNGGDGGNPFESVIPVPSFYASAQVTDRLWLGLGVNAPFGLKLDYDDDFFGRYDSLYTNLKTYNIQPSAAYKLTDNLSIGGGVDVQYVKVTLTNALPQLSPLLADGFTSLKGDDWSVGWNAGLFYTTGDTNFGVHYRSGISHKLAGTQSISGLLGPLAAANGDFAATAPLDLPDIVTVSMMHKLTPNLRAMITGKWYNWSKFKGIAVTSATGTTTKELDYKDSYSVSLGGEYDVSPALTLRAGTMFDRTPTNPQHLTTRVPDGDRVWLTGGATWNMSDSMALNVSYAHTFVEKANIIRPDSYYPSPATVTATTLAQTSGNADQVAASMTLRF; encoded by the coding sequence ATGTTCCTTAGCCGCCGCCTTAGCCGTTTTTTCCTTGTCACCGGGGCGTTGGCCGCGCCGATCCCTGCCTTTGCCGGTGGCTTCTACCTGCAGGAACAATCGCCGATCGAAACCGGCCGCGCCCTGTCCGGTGGCGCAGCGGCGGGTGACGACCCGTCGACCATCTATTTCAATCCGGCCGCGATGACGCAGCTATCGGGTATCCAGACCTCGATCGGCGCGTCGGCGTTGATGCCCTTCGCGCACCAGACCAATCGCGGATCGAGCCGCACCATTCCGGGCAGTCCCGTGCGGGCGCCGGTAAATGGCGGTGATGGCGGCAATCCGTTTGAAAGCGTCATTCCGGTGCCGAGCTTCTATGCCAGTGCGCAGGTCACGGATCGGCTGTGGCTTGGACTGGGCGTCAATGCGCCCTTCGGCCTCAAGCTCGATTATGACGATGATTTCTTCGGTCGGTATGACTCGCTCTACACCAACCTCAAAACCTATAATATCCAGCCTTCGGCCGCCTATAAGCTGACCGACAATCTGTCGATCGGCGGCGGTGTGGATGTACAATATGTGAAGGTGACGCTGACCAATGCGTTGCCGCAGCTTTCGCCGCTGCTCGCCGACGGGTTCACCAGCCTGAAGGGCGACGACTGGTCGGTCGGCTGGAACGCGGGGCTTTTCTATACCACGGGCGACACCAATTTCGGCGTCCATTACCGCTCCGGCATCAGCCATAAACTGGCCGGCACCCAGAGCATCTCCGGCCTGCTTGGCCCGCTCGCCGCCGCCAACGGGGATTTCGCGGCGACCGCGCCGCTGGACCTGCCCGATATCGTCACCGTCAGCATGATGCACAAGCTGACGCCCAATCTGCGCGCGATGATTACCGGCAAATGGTATAACTGGTCGAAGTTCAAGGGGATCGCCGTTACCTCCGCCACCGGCACCACCACCAAGGAACTGGATTATAAGGACAGCTATTCGGTCAGCCTGGGCGGCGAATATGATGTCAGCCCCGCGCTGACCCTTCGCGCCGGCACCATGTTCGACCGCACGCCCACCAACCCGCAGCATCTGACGACCCGCGTGCCGGATGGCGACCGTGTGTGGCTGACCGGCGGCGCAACCTGGAACATGTCGGATTCCATGGCGCTCAATGTCAGCTACGCCCACACCTTCGTCGAGAAGGCGAACATCATCCGTCCGGACAGCTATTATCCCTCGCCCGCGACCGTCACCGCGACGACCTTGGCGCAGACCAGCGGTAATGCCGACCAGGTCGCCGCATCGATGACTCTTCGTTTCTAA
- a CDS encoding phosphomannomutase/phosphoglucomutase: MTHRFDPTLLRDYDLRGTVGETLHAADAWALGRSFGTVIARAGGKRVAVGYDGRLSSPMLEDALVEGLTRSGIDVRRIGLGPTPMLYHAEATGDVQGAIQITGSHNPGDQNGFKLVQGHAPFFGADIQRLGVMAAAGDWEAGAGRVETVEVMEAYAARLMQGFDGPACRIGWDAGNGAAGPVVEKLTQRLPGEHHLLFTQVDGHFPNHHPDPSEERNLADLHRLVLEKQLDFGVAFDGDGDRIGVVDGKGRTIAGDQLLGLFAQDVLKKRPGAPIVADVKASQTLFDRIAALGGRPDMWKTGHSHIKSRMKQIGSPLGGETTGHLFFADDYPGYDDGLYAAIRLIRLVSALGQSVTALCDALPVSVITPELRFPVPEPRKFAVVEEVLARLRAAGADLCDIDGARVQTADGWWLLRASNTQAALVARAEAADQAALARLLAQIDSQLADSGLIRLVMP; the protein is encoded by the coding sequence ATGACCCATCGCTTCGACCCGACGCTGCTGCGCGACTATGATCTGCGCGGCACGGTGGGCGAAACGCTTCATGCCGCCGATGCCTGGGCGCTTGGCCGCAGTTTTGGCACGGTGATCGCGCGCGCCGGGGGAAAGCGCGTCGCGGTGGGCTATGACGGCCGGCTGAGTTCGCCGATGCTGGAGGATGCGCTGGTCGAGGGGCTGACCCGGAGCGGCATCGATGTGCGCCGGATCGGCCTTGGCCCGACGCCTATGCTATATCATGCCGAAGCGACCGGCGACGTGCAGGGCGCCATTCAGATAACCGGCAGCCATAATCCCGGCGATCAGAACGGCTTCAAGCTGGTGCAGGGCCATGCACCCTTTTTCGGCGCGGACATCCAGCGCCTGGGCGTCATGGCGGCGGCCGGCGATTGGGAAGCGGGTGCGGGTCGGGTCGAGACGGTCGAGGTCATGGAGGCCTATGCCGCGCGGCTGATGCAGGGATTTGATGGTCCGGCCTGCCGCATCGGCTGGGACGCGGGCAATGGCGCCGCCGGCCCGGTGGTGGAGAAACTGACGCAACGCCTGCCCGGTGAGCATCATCTGCTCTTCACCCAAGTAGACGGTCATTTCCCCAATCATCATCCCGATCCTTCCGAGGAACGAAATCTGGCCGACCTGCATAGGCTTGTCCTTGAGAAGCAACTCGATTTCGGTGTGGCTTTCGACGGCGACGGCGACCGGATCGGCGTGGTGGACGGGAAGGGGCGGACGATCGCCGGCGATCAACTGCTCGGACTATTCGCGCAGGATGTGCTCAAAAAACGCCCCGGCGCGCCGATTGTCGCGGATGTGAAGGCCAGCCAGACGCTGTTCGATCGCATCGCCGCATTGGGTGGCAGACCGGATATGTGGAAGACCGGCCACAGCCATATCAAATCCAGAATGAAGCAGATTGGCAGTCCCCTGGGTGGGGAGACCACCGGCCATCTCTTCTTCGCCGACGATTATCCCGGCTATGACGATGGTCTCTATGCCGCCATTCGCTTGATCCGCCTCGTGTCGGCGCTAGGGCAAAGCGTCACCGCGCTCTGTGACGCCTTGCCGGTCAGCGTCATCACGCCCGAACTGCGTTTTCCGGTGCCTGAGCCGCGCAAGTTCGCGGTGGTGGAGGAAGTGCTCGCCCGGTTGCGCGCGGCCGGAGCGGATCTGTGTGATATTGACGGGGCGCGTGTGCAGACGGCGGACGGCTGGTGGCTGCTCCGCGCATCGAATACCCAGGCGGCCCTGGTTGCGCGAGCCGAGGCGGCCGATCAGGCGGCCTTGGCCCGACTATTGGCCCAGATTGATTCGCAGCTTGCTGATTCGGGCCTGATAAGGCTGGTCATGCCTTGA
- a CDS encoding J domain-containing protein: protein MGALALLLAGLAIWLIWTGRLQRMTAKDGMALGAALVGAVLAAKGKPVIGAPLLIGAAFFFVKQGNAKSRPGKRPAVPPRADEVARARALLGVAPDADAKAIRAAHRRLIASVHPDKGGTEALAAQINAARDLLLADQKQR, encoded by the coding sequence ATGGGCGCGCTCGCGCTGCTGCTGGCCGGACTTGCGATCTGGCTGATCTGGACGGGAAGGCTGCAACGCATGACGGCCAAGGATGGCATGGCGTTGGGCGCGGCGTTGGTGGGCGCGGTACTGGCGGCCAAGGGCAAGCCGGTGATCGGCGCGCCCCTGCTGATCGGCGCAGCGTTTTTTTTCGTCAAACAGGGGAATGCCAAAAGCAGGCCGGGCAAACGCCCGGCTGTGCCGCCGCGCGCGGATGAGGTGGCCAGGGCGCGGGCGTTGCTGGGCGTTGCGCCCGATGCCGACGCCAAGGCGATCCGCGCCGCGCATCGCCGCCTGATCGCGTCGGTCCACCCCGACAAGGGCGGGACCGAGGCATTGGCCGCGCAGATCAATGCGGCGCGCGACCTGTTGCTCGCAGACCAGAAACAGCGATGA
- a CDS encoding division plane positioning ATPase MipZ produces the protein MANPQPHLIVFANEKGGTGKSTTAVHTAIALTALGHEVGMIDLDPRQRTVTRYMENRAETARRRSIDLSAPAFAVLKGDSIDALEEEAAMVSAGKDFLIVDTPGRDDAMARHMAARANTLVTPMNDSFVDFDLIGQVDAETFKVRRLSFYSELIFEARKTRAKADGVSIDWVVLRNRVQHHDARNKKRVGDALMELSRRVGFRVIPGLSERVIFRELFPSGLTLLDKGHLGELGVSHIAARQELREMVAGLALPTREGVASMDLLGAA, from the coding sequence ATGGCGAATCCGCAGCCGCATCTCATCGTCTTCGCCAATGAAAAGGGCGGCACGGGCAAGTCGACGACGGCGGTTCACACTGCCATTGCCCTGACGGCGCTGGGCCATGAGGTCGGCATGATCGACCTTGACCCGCGCCAGCGCACCGTCACCCGCTATATGGAAAATCGCGCCGAAACCGCGCGCCGTCGCAGCATCGATCTGTCCGCGCCCGCTTTTGCGGTGCTCAAGGGGGACAGTATCGACGCGCTGGAGGAAGAAGCGGCAATGGTGTCGGCGGGCAAGGACTTCCTGATCGTCGACACGCCCGGCCGTGACGATGCCATGGCGCGCCACATGGCCGCGCGCGCCAATACGTTGGTGACGCCGATGAACGACAGCTTTGTCGATTTCGACCTGATCGGCCAGGTGGACGCTGAAACCTTCAAGGTCCGCCGCCTGTCCTTCTATTCCGAATTGATCTTCGAAGCGCGCAAGACCCGCGCCAAGGCCGATGGCGTGTCGATCGACTGGGTGGTGCTGCGCAACCGCGTCCAGCATCATGATGCGCGCAACAAGAAGCGCGTGGGTGACGCGCTGATGGAATTGTCCCGCCGCGTTGGATTCCGCGTGATTCCCGGCCTGTCGGAACGGGTTATCTTCCGTGAGCTTTTCCCGTCGGGACTGACTCTGCTCGACAAGGGGCATCTGGGCGAACTGGGCGTCAGCCATATCGCCGCGCGGCAGGAACTGCGCGAGATGGTGGCGGGCTTGGCCCTGCCGACCCGCGAGGGCGTGGCCTCGATGGACCTGCTCGGCGCTGCCTGA
- the panC gene encoding pantoate--beta-alanine ligase produces MQTLRDLPALRAAVQLLKSDGKPVVLVPTMGALHDGHMALVEEARRHGRHVVVSIFVNPRQFGAHEDLDAYPRREAKDAQMLQAAGVDILWAPTVDVMYPAGFATNIGVSGVSEGLDGAARPGHFDGVATVVTKLFNQVRPDVAIFGEKDYQQLVVIRRMVADLDLPIEIVGLPTQRAEDGLALSSRNAYLSEEERKAALALPRALGEAKRQIEKGEPVEAALAEAVASLSAQGFGPIDYVTLCDAATLEPISILDRPARLLGAAKLGRTRLIDNIAVDPA; encoded by the coding sequence GTGCAAACGCTGCGTGACCTGCCCGCCCTTCGCGCCGCCGTCCAATTGCTGAAAAGCGATGGAAAACCAGTGGTTCTGGTGCCCACCATGGGCGCGCTGCATGACGGACATATGGCATTGGTGGAGGAAGCGCGGCGACACGGGCGGCATGTCGTCGTGTCGATCTTCGTCAACCCCCGGCAGTTCGGCGCCCATGAGGACCTGGACGCCTATCCGCGGCGCGAAGCCAAGGATGCACAGATGCTCCAGGCGGCCGGCGTCGACATTCTCTGGGCGCCGACGGTCGATGTCATGTACCCGGCCGGATTCGCCACCAACATCGGCGTATCGGGGGTGAGCGAAGGACTGGACGGGGCGGCGCGACCGGGTCATTTCGACGGGGTGGCAACCGTCGTCACCAAGCTGTTCAACCAGGTGCGGCCCGACGTCGCCATCTTCGGCGAGAAGGATTATCAGCAGCTCGTGGTGATCCGACGCATGGTTGCGGACCTCGACCTGCCGATCGAGATTGTCGGACTGCCGACGCAGCGGGCCGAGGATGGCCTCGCCCTCTCCTCCCGCAACGCCTATCTGAGCGAAGAGGAACGCAAGGCCGCGCTGGCCCTGCCCCGCGCGCTGGGCGAAGCGAAACGGCAGATCGAGAAGGGCGAACCGGTCGAGGCGGCGCTGGCGGAAGCGGTCGCTTCCTTGTCGGCGCAGGGCTTTGGCCCGATCGACTATGTGACCTTGTGCGACGCAGCGACGCTGGAGCCGATCTCCATCCTCGACCGCCCCGCACGGCTGCTGGGTGCGGCGAAGCTGGGACGGACGCGGTTAATCGACAATATCGCGGTCGATCCGGCCTGA
- a CDS encoding CopD family protein codes for MAYLGAAYLWVKAAHVIFVIFLMAGLFMMPRFFVYHQETVPGSPEDKRWIERETRLIKIILNPSLALVWVFGLMLMVEIGAWHFGWFHLKLLFVLGLSGYHGWITGYAKKLAKGERPLGDRQLRMLNEIPGIAAAVIVIAVIVKPF; via the coding sequence ATGGCCTATCTTGGCGCCGCCTATCTCTGGGTGAAGGCCGCCCATGTGATCTTCGTCATCTTCCTGATGGCGGGGCTGTTCATGATGCCGCGTTTCTTCGTCTATCATCAGGAAACCGTGCCGGGTTCACCAGAGGATAAAAGGTGGATCGAGCGTGAGACGCGGCTGATAAAGATCATCCTCAATCCGTCGCTGGCTCTTGTCTGGGTCTTCGGTCTGATGCTGATGGTGGAGATCGGCGCCTGGCATTTCGGCTGGTTCCATCTGAAACTGCTCTTCGTGCTCGGTCTGTCGGGCTATCATGGCTGGATTACCGGCTATGCGAAGAAGCTCGCCAAAGGGGAACGTCCCCTTGGCGACAGGCAGTTGCGGATGTTGAACGAGATTCCCGGCATCGCGGCTGCGGTGATCGTGATCGCGGTGATCGTGAAGCCCTTTTAA
- the hemE gene encoding uroporphyrinogen decarboxylase gives MRFDAPVSLAEKPLLGVLKGERPAIPPMWLMRQAGRYLPEYRALRAQKGGFLELVYDSEAAAEVTLQPLRRFGFDGAILFSDILIVPYAMGQNLWFETGEGPRLAPILADTDLSALTPDFSRYEAVYETVRQVKAALDPSVTFLGFAGSPWTVATYMVAGQGSKDHGAARRMAYNKPDSFTALIDAIIDATVIYLSGQIQAGVEAVQLFDSWAGSLAPLQFDRWVIDPNKRIVERLKALHPDIPIIGFPKGAGAKLADYAARTGVDAVGVDETVDPHWANRALPQGMPVQGNLDPLALIAGGCAVEEAVDSIRAAFADRPHIFNLGHGILPDTPIAHVEALISYVRQ, from the coding sequence ATGCGCTTCGACGCTCCGGTGAGCCTCGCCGAAAAGCCCCTGCTGGGCGTCCTCAAGGGAGAGCGTCCCGCCATCCCGCCGATGTGGCTGATGCGCCAGGCTGGTCGCTATCTGCCCGAATATCGCGCATTGCGGGCGCAGAAAGGCGGATTCCTCGAACTCGTCTATGACAGCGAAGCCGCCGCCGAAGTCACACTCCAGCCGCTCCGTCGCTTCGGCTTCGACGGCGCCATCCTGTTTTCCGACATATTGATCGTGCCCTATGCCATGGGGCAGAATCTCTGGTTCGAGACTGGGGAAGGCCCGCGTCTGGCGCCCATCCTCGCCGATACCGACCTGTCGGCGCTCACGCCCGATTTCAGCCGCTACGAGGCCGTCTATGAGACGGTGCGGCAGGTGAAGGCCGCCCTGGACCCCAGCGTCACCTTCCTGGGCTTTGCAGGCAGCCCCTGGACCGTTGCGACCTATATGGTGGCCGGGCAGGGCAGCAAGGATCATGGCGCCGCCCGTCGCATGGCGTACAACAAACCGGACAGCTTCACCGCGTTGATCGATGCCATCATCGATGCGACCGTCATCTATCTGTCAGGCCAGATTCAGGCCGGTGTGGAGGCGGTGCAACTGTTCGACAGTTGGGCCGGCAGCCTCGCCCCGCTCCAGTTCGACCGCTGGGTGATAGATCCCAACAAGCGGATCGTGGAGCGATTGAAGGCGCTTCACCCGGACATTCCCATCATCGGTTTCCCCAAGGGGGCTGGCGCCAAGCTGGCGGACTATGCCGCGCGCACTGGCGTAGATGCGGTGGGCGTCGATGAGACGGTCGATCCGCATTGGGCGAACCGGGCGCTGCCACAGGGAATGCCGGTGCAGGGGAATCTCGATCCGCTGGCGCTGATCGCCGGGGGCTGCGCGGTCGAGGAAGCGGTCGACTCCATCCGCGCCGCCTTTGCCGACCGCCCGCATATCTTCAATCTGGGCCATGGCATTTTGCCTGATACGCCCATTGCGCATGTCGAAGCACTGATTAGCTATGTGCGGCAATAA
- a CDS encoding pyruvate, water dikinase regulatory protein has product MARIHLHLLSDSTGETLENIAKAAIGLFENVDAIRHFWPMVRSDVHLDRIMEEIAANPGLVLFTLTNHMLRRRLETRCRALGLPHVAALDSVADALSNILGQETRTRPGRKHILDEAYFARIEAIQFTIAHDDGVGHENWEEADILLAGVSRASKTPTSIYLANRGYKTANIPLVPESPPPRSLFDLRHPMVVGLTVSPERLVQIRRNRLLSLNQAPETSYVDLEKVQDELAFARRLFADNGWPVIDMTRRSIEEAAAAIINLFNDRELAEGVEA; this is encoded by the coding sequence ATGGCGCGTATCCATCTGCATCTCCTGTCAGACTCCACCGGCGAGACGCTGGAGAATATCGCCAAGGCGGCGATCGGCCTGTTCGAAAATGTCGATGCGATCCGCCATTTCTGGCCGATGGTGCGATCGGATGTCCATCTCGACCGGATCATGGAGGAAATCGCCGCCAATCCGGGTCTGGTGCTCTTCACCCTGACCAACCACATGCTGCGCCGGCGACTGGAAACCCGCTGCCGCGCGCTGGGTCTGCCCCATGTTGCCGCGCTCGACAGCGTGGCCGACGCCCTGTCCAACATATTGGGGCAGGAAACGCGCACCCGCCCCGGACGCAAGCATATATTGGACGAAGCCTATTTCGCCCGGATCGAGGCGATCCAGTTCACCATCGCCCATGACGATGGTGTCGGGCACGAAAATTGGGAAGAGGCGGACATCCTCCTGGCGGGGGTGTCGCGCGCGTCGAAGACGCCGACCTCCATCTACCTCGCCAATCGCGGGTATAAGACCGCCAATATCCCGCTGGTGCCGGAATCGCCGCCCCCACGCAGCCTGTTCGACCTTCGGCATCCCATGGTGGTGGGCCTGACCGTCAGCCCCGAACGGCTGGTGCAGATCCGCCGCAATCGCTTGTTGTCGCTCAACCAGGCACCCGAAACCAGCTATGTCGATCTGGAGAAGGTGCAGGATGAACTCGCCTTTGCCCGTCGCCTGTTCGCCGACAATGGCTGGCCGGTGATCGACATGACGCGCCGGTCTATCGAGGAAGCCGCCGCGGCGATCATCAACCTGTTCAACGACCGGGAACTGGCCGAAGGAGTCGAGGCATGA
- a CDS encoding Maf family protein yields MIVLASQSASRRALLAAAQVPFEALSPQVDEDAVKEALRADGLDARGLADALAELKALRVSRRVPGGLVLGCDQTLSLDDGNMIDKAVDRVDAERILRLLSGRVHHLHSAAVIALNGEPIWRHVERVRMTVRPLSDAFIQSYLDADWDELRWCVGCYRIEGPGVQIFSKVEGSQFAIQGLPLLPLLDFLRVRGVLAA; encoded by the coding sequence ATGATCGTGCTGGCGTCGCAGAGTGCAAGCCGCAGGGCGTTGCTCGCCGCCGCCCAGGTGCCGTTCGAGGCGCTGTCTCCTCAAGTGGATGAGGACGCCGTCAAGGAGGCGTTGCGCGCCGATGGACTGGATGCGCGCGGGCTGGCGGACGCGCTGGCGGAACTGAAGGCGCTGCGTGTGTCGCGGCGAGTGCCGGGGGGGCTGGTGCTGGGCTGCGACCAGACGCTGAGCCTCGACGATGGGAACATGATCGACAAGGCAGTCGACCGGGTGGATGCGGAGCGCATCCTGCGCCTGCTGTCGGGCCGGGTGCATCATCTCCACAGCGCGGCGGTGATCGCGCTGAATGGCGAGCCGATCTGGCGCCATGTCGAGCGGGTGCGGATGACGGTTCGGCCCTTGTCCGACGCCTTCATCCAATCCTATCTCGACGCGGATTGGGATGAATTGCGCTGGTGCGTGGGCTGTTACCGGATCGAGGGGCCGGGGGTGCAGATTTTCAGCAAGGTGGAAGGCAGCCAGTTCGCGATTCAGGGCCTGCCCTTGCTGCCTCTGCTTGACTTTCTGCGCGTGCGCGGCGTTTTGGCGGCATGA